A single window of Electrophorus electricus isolate fEleEle1 chromosome 16, fEleEle1.pri, whole genome shotgun sequence DNA harbors:
- the itsn1 gene encoding intersectin-1 isoform X2, whose protein sequence is MAQFSMPFGGGLDTWVISVDERAKHDQQFHSLTPTPAGFITGDQAKNFFLQSGLPPPVLAQIWALADLNNDGKMDVHEFSIAMKLIKLRLQGHPLPPTLPPSMKQPPLSLPPPTAFGVPGVGTVTGLPAVPPMPHPPLPTGVPVVGMSPPLVSTVTPPMPPMANGAPSMMQTVPGFSHPGESLALEAPLSATAHKSSSFNRSSAKLSKGQSFETPSAPAVPVPLDWAVPQSSRLKYRQLFNSHDKMMSGHLTGPQARTILMQSSLPQTQLATIWNLSDIDQDGKLTAEEFILAMHLIDMAMSGLPLPPLLPPDLLPPTFRRVRSGSGVSVSSVHSTDQRAQEELAEEEEKELEKKLPVTFEDKKRENFERGNLELEKRRQALLEQQRKEQERLAALEREEQERRERERQEQERRRQQELERQLDKQRELERQREEERRKEIERREAAKRELERQRQLEWERNRRQELLTQRNREQENIVLLKARKKTLEFELEALNDKKSQLEGKLQDIRCRLATQRQDIESTNKARELRIAEITALQQQLQESQQWLGRLIPDKQCLSDQLKQVQQDSLHRDTLSSLQRAVEMKEATRQQLREQLDAVEKETRSKLLEIDAFNTQLKSLELFYQAHTARIESLRLELLLEEQRGRQELREIHNKQQRQKQKELEGNLIIQPPLASKPTDLQESRLPGADDGVSPAWRDSALGKAPTLPAVQPWASRAAEEENQGPRSDAQDKLAKLFAQQPEAGKQPGPSPWPTGDKVSVSSLGQEKVKVVYYRALYPFEARSHDEISIQPGDIVMVDESQTGEPGWLGGEIKGKTGWFPANYAEKIPESEVPLNLRASAALSTSKLSSRVAPATTSSVLQPVTTETVSVAPPPTAPTAPGPTAPSSSASSNWADFSATWPTNSTVEKQDSDGWEAWPSQPTQPSLSVPSGGQGRQRSAFTPATLSGSSPSPVLGQGEKVEGLQAQALYPWRAKKDNHLNFNKSDVITVLEQQDMWWFGEVQGQRGWFPKSYVKLISGPVRKSMSIESGSSDSPPSMKRPSPSPNKPMDLGEAVCLHVPSEYLAMYTYESSEQGDLTFQQGEVIAVLRKEGDWWTGTVGGRTGVFPSNYVKPKDSEGLGPAGKTGSLGKKPEIAQVIAPYTATGAEQLTLAPGQLILIRKKNPGGWWEGELQARGKKRQIGWFPANYVKLLSPSTSKTTPTEPTPPKLPTPNAVCQVIGMYDYTAQNDDELPFGKGQIINVLSREDPDWWKGELNGSVGLFPSNYVKLTTDTDPSQQWCADLHLLDMLSPMERKRQGYIHELIVTEENYVNDLQLVTETFQKPLLEWELLTEKEVAMIFVNWKELIMCNIKLLKALRVRKKMSGERMPVKMIGDILTAQLPHMQPYIRFCSCQLNGATLIQQKTDEVPDFKDFVKRLAMDPRCKGMPLSSFLLKPMQRVTRYPLIIKNILENTPESHPDHSHLRQALEKAEELCSQVNEGVREKENSDRLEWIQAHVQCEGLSEQLVFNSVTNCLGPRKFLHSGKLYKAKSNKELYGFLFNDFLLLTQVTKPLGSSTSEKVFGAKSHLQYRMYKTPIFLNEVLVKLPTDPSGDEPIFHISHIDRVYTIRADSINERTAWVQKIKAASELFIETEKKKREKAYLVRSQRATGIGRLMVNIVEGIELKPCRSHGKSNPYCEVTMGAQCHITKTLQDTLNPKWNSNCQFFIRDLEQDVLCVTVFERDQFSPDDFLGRTEIRLADIKKDQGSKGPITKRLLLHEVPTGEIVVRLDLQLFDEP, encoded by the exons ATGGCTCAGTTTTCCATGCCCTTTGGAG gggGGCTGGATACGTGGGTTATCTCTGTGGATGAGAGAGCCAAACATGATCAACAGTTCCACAGTCTGACCCCCACACCTGCTGGCTTCATCACAG GTGACCAGGCCAAGAACTTCTTCCTGCAGTCAGGCCTCCCACCCCCTGTTCTGGCACAGATATG GGCTCTGGCCGACCTCAACAATGACGGGAAGATGGACGTGCACGAGTTCTCCATCGCCATGAAGCTGATCAAGCTGCGTCTGCAGGGCCACCCGCTGCCCCCCACGCTGCCGCCCTCCATGAAGCAGCCgcccctctccctgcctccccccACGGCCTTTG GTGTGCCAGGCGTGGGGACCGTGACGGGCCTGCCGGCAGTACCGCCCATGCCCCATCCCCCGCTCCCCACCGGTGTGCCGGTGGTGGGCATGTCGCCCCCGCTGGTGTCCACGGTGACCCCTCCCATGCCCCCCATGGCCAATGGAGCTCCTTCAATGATGCAGACCGTGCCGGGCTTCTCACACCCAGGTGAGAGCCTTGCACTGGAAG CCCCACTTTCAGCCACAGCACACAAAAGCTCTTCTTTCAATCGCTCCAGTGCCAAGCTGTCCAAGGGCCAGTCTTTTGAGACACCTAG tgCCCCTGCTGTTCCTGTGCCCCTCGACTGGGCCGTGCCCCAGTCCTCACGGCTGAAGTATCGTCAGCTCTTCAACAGCCATGACAAAATGATGAGCGGCCATCTCACAG GGCCCCAAGCTCGAACCATCCTCATGCAGTCCAGTCTTCCACAGACACAGCTGGCCACTATTTG GAACCTGTCGGACATAGACCAGGACGGGAAGCTGACGGCCGAGGAGTTCATTCTGGCCATGCACCTGATCGACATGGCCATGTCGGGCCTGCCCCTCCCACCGCTTCTCCCCCCCGACCTCCTCCCTCCAACCTTCAG gagggtgcgTTCTGGCAGTGGCGTCTCAGTGAGCAGCGTGCACTCCACGGATCAGCGAGCGCAGGAGGAGttggcagaggaagaggagaaggagctggagaaaaAGCTTCCAG TCACCTTTGAGGACAAGAAGCGGGAGAACTTCGAGCGGGGCAACCTGGAGCTGGAGAAGCGACGGCAGGCGCTGCTGGAGCAGCAGCGGAAGGAGCAGGAGCGTCTGGCGGCGCTGGAGCGCGAGGAGCAGGAGCGGCGGGAGCGCGAGCGCCAGGAGCAGGAGCGCCGCCGCCAGCAGGAGCTGGAGCGGCAGCTGGACAAGCAGCGCGAGCTGGAGAGGCAGCGCGAGGAGGAGCGCCGCAAGGAGAtcgagaggagagag gctgctAAGCgagagctggagagacagcGACAGTTGGAGTGGGAGAGGAACCGCAGGCAAGAGCTGCTGACACAGAGAAATCGAGAGCAAGAGAACATAGTCCTGCTCAAAGCACGCAAGAAAACACTCGAATTTGAACTGGAGGCTCtg AACGATAAGAAGTCTCAGCTGGAGGGGAAACTGCAGGACATCCGCTGCCGACTTGCCACACAGAGGCAGGACATTGAGAGCACCAACAAGGCCCGCGAGCTGCGCATCGCGGAGATCACCGcgctgcagcagcagctgcag GAGTCTCAGCAGTGGTTGGGCAGGCTGATTCCTGACAAGCAGTGTCTGAGTGACCAGCTGAAACAGGTCCAGCAGGACAGCCTGCACA gggacaCTCtctccagcctgcagagagcCGTGGAGATGAAGGAAGCCACGAGACAACAGTTGCGGGAGCAGCTAGATGCCGTGGAGAAGGAGACGCGCTCTAAACTGTTGGAGATAGATGCCTTCAACACACAGCTGAAG TCCTTGGAACTGTTCTATCAGGCCCATACTGCCCGGATAGAGAGCCTTCGGCTGGAACTACTTCTTGAGGAGCAGAGGGGGCGACAG GAGCTCAGGGAGATCCACAACAAGCAGCAGCGTCAaaagcagaaggagctggagggCAACCTCATCATCCAGCCGCCGCTGGCCTCCAAGCCTACCGATTTGCAGgagtccag GCTGCCGGGGGCCGACGATGGCGTGTCGCCCGCCTGGCGGGACTCGGCACTAGGGAAGGCGCCCACGCTGCCGGCCGTGCAGCCGTGGGCGAGCCGCGCTGccgaggaagagaaccagggccCCAGGAGCGACGCACAGGACAAACTGGCCAAGCTGTTTGCGCAGCAGCCGGAGGCGGGAAAGCAGCCGGGCCCATCGCCCTGGCCCACgggag ATAAAGTGTCCGTGTCTAGCCTGGGCCAGGAGAAGGTGAAGGTGGTGTACTACAGAGCACTTTACCCTTTTGAGGCTCGCAGCCACGATGAGATCAGCATCCAGCCTGGAGACATAGTCATG gTGGACGAGTCTCAGACGGGCGAGCCCGGTTGGTTAGGCGGAGAGATAAAAGGAAAGACCGGTTGGTTTCCAGCGAACTATGCAGAGAAGATTCCGGAATCTGAAGTCCCTCTCAACCTGAGAGCCAGTGCCGCCTTAAGTACCTCCAAACTGTCCAGCCGAGTTGCGCCCGCGACCACATCCTCCGTTCTGCAGCCAGTCACCACCGAGACAGTGTCGGTAGCTCCGCCCCCGACAGCTCCAACTGCCCCAGGTCCTACCGCCCCCTCGTCCTCTGCTTCTAGTAACTGGGCGGATTTCAGTGCTAC ATGGCCGACCAACTCAACTGTGGAAAAACAGGACTCTGACGGCTGGGAGGCGTGGCCAAGCCAGCCGACACAACCCTCCTTGTCTGTGCCCAGTGGGGGGCAGGGCCGACAACGCTCCGCCTTCACCCCCGCcactctctctggctcctccccttcccctgtgCTTGGGCAG gGGGAGAAGGTGGAGGGGCTTCAGGCGCAGGCTCTGTACCCATGGCGGGCAAAGAAGGACAACCACCTGAACTTCAACAAGAGCGACGTGATCACAGTGCTGGAGCAGCAGGACATGTGGTGGTTCGGCGAGGTACAGGGCCAGAGAGGCTGGTTCCCAAAGTCCTACGTTAAGCTGATCTCTGGCCCTGTGCGCAAGTCCATGAG TATTGAGTCTGGATCCTCTGACAGCCCACCCAGTATGAAGAGACCCAGCCCTTCCCCCAACAAACCCATGGACCTTGGTGAAG cgGTCTGTCTGCATGTTCCCTCAGAGTACTTGGCGATGTATACATACGAGAGTAGCGAGCAGGGCGACCTGACCTTCCAGCAGGGAGAGGTCATCGCCGTGCTGAGGAAAGAAGGTGACTGGTGGACGGGCACGGTGGGCGGCAGGACAGGCGTCTTCCCCTCCAACTACGTCAAGCCCAAGGACTCAGAG gGCCTGGGGCCTGCGGGTAAGACTGGCAGCCTGGGGAAGAAGCCAG AAATCGCCCAGGTGATTGCTCCCTACACGGCAACGGGGGCAGAGCAACTAACGCTGGCGCCCGGCCAGCTCATCCTCATCCGCAAGAAGAACCCTGGAGGCTGGTGGGAGGGGGAGCTGCAG GCAAGAGGGAAGAAGCGTCAGATTGGCTGGTTCCCAGCCAATTATGTGAAACTATTAAGTCCTAGTACCAGTAAGACTACGCCCACTGAGCCAACTCCACCCAAACTGCCAACACCTAATGCAG tgtgccaGGTGATTGGCATGTACGACTACACGGCTCAGAACGACGATGAGCTGCCGTTTGGGAAGGGCCAGATCATCAATGTGCTAAGCAGAGAGGACCCTGACTGGTGGAAGGGTGAGCTGAACGGCTCCGTCGGCCTTTTCCCCTCCAACTACGTCAAACTGACCACAGACACGGACCCCAGCCAGCAGT GGTGCGCTGACCTCCACCTCTTGGACATGCTGAGCCCGATGGAGAGGAAGCGGCAGGGCTACATCCATGAGCTCATCGTCACAGAGGAGAACTACGTCAACGACCTGCAGCTCGTCACAGAG ACCTTCCAGAAACCTCTGCTGGAGTGGGAGCTGCTGACGGAGAAAGAGGTGGCCATGATCTTCGTCAACTGGAAGGAGCTAATCATGTGCAACATCAAGCTGCTCAA GGCGCTGCGGGTGAGGAAGAAGATGTCGGGCGAGCGCATGCCGGTGAAAATGATCGGGGACATCCTGACGGCACAGCTGCCCCACATGCAGCCGTACATCCGCTTCTGCAGCTGTCAGCTCAATGGAGCCACCCTCATCCAGCAGAAGACCGACGAGGTGCCCGACTTCAAGGACTTCGTCAAG AGGTTGGCCATGGACCCGCGCTGTAAAGGCATGCCTCTCTCCAGTTTCCTGCTCAAACCTATGCAGAGGGTCACACGGTATCCCCTCATAATCAAAAAC ATTTTGGAGAACACGCCAGAAAGTCACCCGGACCACAGCCACCTGCGGCAGGCCCTGGAGAAGGCCGAGGAGCTGTGCTCACAGGTCAACGAGGGCGTGCGCGAGAAGGAGAACTCAGACAGACTGGAGTGGATACAGGCGCACGTACAGTGCGAGGGGTTGTCTGAG CAACTGGTCTTCAACTCGGTGACCAACTGCCTTGGCCCCCGCAAGTTCCTGCACAGCGGCAAGCTTTACAAGGCCAAGAGCAACAAGGAGCTCTACGGCTTCCTGTTCAACGACTTCCTGCTGCTGACGCAGGTCACCAAGCCGCTGGGCTCCTCCACCTCCGAAAAGGTGTTCGGCGCCAAGTCCCACCTGCAGTACCGCATGTACAAGACG CCCATCTTCCTGAACGAAGTTCTGGTGAAGCTCCCTACCGACCCCTCCGGAGACGAGCCCATCTTTCACATATCCCACATAGACCGAGTGTACACCATACGCGCAGACAGCATCAATGAGAG GACAGCGTGGGTGCAGAAGATCAAGGCTGCCTCTGAGCTCTTCATCGAGacggagaagaagaagagggagaaagccTATCTGG tgcggTCGCAGAGAGCTACAGGCATCGGCAGACTGATGGTAAACATTGTAGAAGGAATTGAGCTAAAACCATGTCGTTCTCATG gtaaaaGTAACCCATACTGTGAGGTGACTATGGGTGCTCAGTGTCACATCACTAAGACACTGCAGGACACACTGAACCCCAAGTGGAACTCAAACTGCCAGTTCTTCATCAGAGACCTGGAGCAGGATGTGCTCTGTGTGACTGTATTTGAGAGGGACCAATTCTCTCCTGATG attttcTTGGCAGGACAGAGATTCGACTGGCAGACATTAAAAAGGACCAGGGTTCAAAAGGACCAATTACTAAGAGGCTCCTCTTGCATGAAGTCCCCACTGGAGAGATAGTGGTCCGGCTCGACCTCCAACTGTTCGACgaaccctga
- the itsn1 gene encoding intersectin-1 isoform X5: MAQFSMPFGGGLDTWVISVDERAKHDQQFHSLTPTPAGFITGDQAKNFFLQSGLPPPVLAQIWALADLNNDGKMDVHEFSIAMKLIKLRLQGHPLPPTLPPSMKQPPLSLPPPTAFGVPGVGTVTGLPAVPPMPHPPLPTGVPVVGMSPPLVSTVTPPMPPMANGAPSMMQTVPGFSHPGESLALEAPLSATAHKSSSFNRSSAKLSKGQSFETPSAPAVPVPLDWAVPQSSRLKYRQLFNSHDKMMSGHLTGPQARTILMQSSLPQTQLATIWNLSDIDQDGKLTAEEFILAMHLIDMAMSGLPLPPLLPPDLLPPTFRRVRSGSGVSVSSVHSTDQRAQEELAEEEEKELEKKLPVTFEDKKRENFERGNLELEKRRQALLEQQRKEQERLAALEREEQERRERERQEQERRRQQELERQLDKQRELERQREEERRKEIERREAAKRELERQRQLEWERNRRQELLTQRNREQENIVLLKARKKTLEFELEALNDKKSQLEGKLQDIRCRLATQRQDIESTNKARELRIAEITALQQQLQESQQWLGRLIPDKQCLSDQLKQVQQDSLHRDTLSSLQRAVEMKEATRQQLREQLDAVEKETRSKLLEIDAFNTQLKELREIHNKQQRQKQKELEGNLIIQPPLASKPTDLQESRLPGADDGVSPAWRDSALGKAPTLPAVQPWASRAAEEENQGPRSDAQDKLAKLFAQQPEAGKQPGPSPWPTGDKVSVSSLGQEKVKVVYYRALYPFEARSHDEISIQPGDIVMVKGEWVDESQTGEPGWLGGEIKGKTGWFPANYAEKIPESEVPLNLRASAALSTSKLSSRVAPATTSSVLQPVTTETVSVAPPPTAPTAPGPTAPSSSASSNWADFSATWPTNSTVEKQDSDGWEAWPSQPTQPSLSVPSGGQGRQRSAFTPATLSGSSPSPVLGQGEKVEGLQAQALYPWRAKKDNHLNFNKSDVITVLEQQDMWWFGEVQGQRGWFPKSYVKLISGPVRKSMSIESGSSDSPPSMKRPSPSPNKPMDLGEAVCLHVPSEYLAMYTYESSEQGDLTFQQGEVIAVLRKEGDWWTGTVGGRTGVFPSNYVKPKDSEGLGPAGKTGSLGKKPEIAQVIAPYTATGAEQLTLAPGQLILIRKKNPGGWWEGELQARGKKRQIGWFPANYVKLLSPSTSKTTPTEPTPPKLPTPNAVCQVIGMYDYTAQNDDELPFGKGQIINVLSREDPDWWKGELNGSVGLFPSNYVKLTTDTDPSQQWCADLHLLDMLSPMERKRQGYIHELIVTEENYVNDLQLVTETFQKPLLEWELLTEKEVAMIFVNWKELIMCNIKLLKALRVRKKMSGERMPVKMIGDILTAQLPHMQPYIRFCSCQLNGATLIQQKTDEVPDFKDFVKRLAMDPRCKGMPLSSFLLKPMQRVTRYPLIIKNILENTPESHPDHSHLRQALEKAEELCSQVNEGVREKENSDRLEWIQAHVQCEGLSEQLVFNSVTNCLGPRKFLHSGKLYKAKSNKELYGFLFNDFLLLTQVTKPLGSSTSEKVFGAKSHLQYRMYKTPIFLNEVLVKLPTDPSGDEPIFHISHIDRVYTIRADSINERTAWVQKIKAASELFIETEKKKREKAYLVRSQRATGIGRLMVNIVEGIELKPCRSHGKSNPYCEVTMGAQCHITKTLQDTLNPKWNSNCQFFIRDLEQDVLCVTVFERDQFSPDDFLGRTEIRLADIKKDQGSKGPITKRLLLHEVPTGEIVVRLDLQLFDEP, translated from the exons ATGGCTCAGTTTTCCATGCCCTTTGGAG gggGGCTGGATACGTGGGTTATCTCTGTGGATGAGAGAGCCAAACATGATCAACAGTTCCACAGTCTGACCCCCACACCTGCTGGCTTCATCACAG GTGACCAGGCCAAGAACTTCTTCCTGCAGTCAGGCCTCCCACCCCCTGTTCTGGCACAGATATG GGCTCTGGCCGACCTCAACAATGACGGGAAGATGGACGTGCACGAGTTCTCCATCGCCATGAAGCTGATCAAGCTGCGTCTGCAGGGCCACCCGCTGCCCCCCACGCTGCCGCCCTCCATGAAGCAGCCgcccctctccctgcctccccccACGGCCTTTG GTGTGCCAGGCGTGGGGACCGTGACGGGCCTGCCGGCAGTACCGCCCATGCCCCATCCCCCGCTCCCCACCGGTGTGCCGGTGGTGGGCATGTCGCCCCCGCTGGTGTCCACGGTGACCCCTCCCATGCCCCCCATGGCCAATGGAGCTCCTTCAATGATGCAGACCGTGCCGGGCTTCTCACACCCAGGTGAGAGCCTTGCACTGGAAG CCCCACTTTCAGCCACAGCACACAAAAGCTCTTCTTTCAATCGCTCCAGTGCCAAGCTGTCCAAGGGCCAGTCTTTTGAGACACCTAG tgCCCCTGCTGTTCCTGTGCCCCTCGACTGGGCCGTGCCCCAGTCCTCACGGCTGAAGTATCGTCAGCTCTTCAACAGCCATGACAAAATGATGAGCGGCCATCTCACAG GGCCCCAAGCTCGAACCATCCTCATGCAGTCCAGTCTTCCACAGACACAGCTGGCCACTATTTG GAACCTGTCGGACATAGACCAGGACGGGAAGCTGACGGCCGAGGAGTTCATTCTGGCCATGCACCTGATCGACATGGCCATGTCGGGCCTGCCCCTCCCACCGCTTCTCCCCCCCGACCTCCTCCCTCCAACCTTCAG gagggtgcgTTCTGGCAGTGGCGTCTCAGTGAGCAGCGTGCACTCCACGGATCAGCGAGCGCAGGAGGAGttggcagaggaagaggagaaggagctggagaaaaAGCTTCCAG TCACCTTTGAGGACAAGAAGCGGGAGAACTTCGAGCGGGGCAACCTGGAGCTGGAGAAGCGACGGCAGGCGCTGCTGGAGCAGCAGCGGAAGGAGCAGGAGCGTCTGGCGGCGCTGGAGCGCGAGGAGCAGGAGCGGCGGGAGCGCGAGCGCCAGGAGCAGGAGCGCCGCCGCCAGCAGGAGCTGGAGCGGCAGCTGGACAAGCAGCGCGAGCTGGAGAGGCAGCGCGAGGAGGAGCGCCGCAAGGAGAtcgagaggagagag gctgctAAGCgagagctggagagacagcGACAGTTGGAGTGGGAGAGGAACCGCAGGCAAGAGCTGCTGACACAGAGAAATCGAGAGCAAGAGAACATAGTCCTGCTCAAAGCACGCAAGAAAACACTCGAATTTGAACTGGAGGCTCtg AACGATAAGAAGTCTCAGCTGGAGGGGAAACTGCAGGACATCCGCTGCCGACTTGCCACACAGAGGCAGGACATTGAGAGCACCAACAAGGCCCGCGAGCTGCGCATCGCGGAGATCACCGcgctgcagcagcagctgcag GAGTCTCAGCAGTGGTTGGGCAGGCTGATTCCTGACAAGCAGTGTCTGAGTGACCAGCTGAAACAGGTCCAGCAGGACAGCCTGCACA gggacaCTCtctccagcctgcagagagcCGTGGAGATGAAGGAAGCCACGAGACAACAGTTGCGGGAGCAGCTAGATGCCGTGGAGAAGGAGACGCGCTCTAAACTGTTGGAGATAGATGCCTTCAACACACAGCTGAAG GAGCTCAGGGAGATCCACAACAAGCAGCAGCGTCAaaagcagaaggagctggagggCAACCTCATCATCCAGCCGCCGCTGGCCTCCAAGCCTACCGATTTGCAGgagtccag GCTGCCGGGGGCCGACGATGGCGTGTCGCCCGCCTGGCGGGACTCGGCACTAGGGAAGGCGCCCACGCTGCCGGCCGTGCAGCCGTGGGCGAGCCGCGCTGccgaggaagagaaccagggccCCAGGAGCGACGCACAGGACAAACTGGCCAAGCTGTTTGCGCAGCAGCCGGAGGCGGGAAAGCAGCCGGGCCCATCGCCCTGGCCCACgggag ATAAAGTGTCCGTGTCTAGCCTGGGCCAGGAGAAGGTGAAGGTGGTGTACTACAGAGCACTTTACCCTTTTGAGGCTCGCAGCCACGATGAGATCAGCATCCAGCCTGGAGACATAGTCATG GTGAAAGGGGAGTGG gTGGACGAGTCTCAGACGGGCGAGCCCGGTTGGTTAGGCGGAGAGATAAAAGGAAAGACCGGTTGGTTTCCAGCGAACTATGCAGAGAAGATTCCGGAATCTGAAGTCCCTCTCAACCTGAGAGCCAGTGCCGCCTTAAGTACCTCCAAACTGTCCAGCCGAGTTGCGCCCGCGACCACATCCTCCGTTCTGCAGCCAGTCACCACCGAGACAGTGTCGGTAGCTCCGCCCCCGACAGCTCCAACTGCCCCAGGTCCTACCGCCCCCTCGTCCTCTGCTTCTAGTAACTGGGCGGATTTCAGTGCTAC ATGGCCGACCAACTCAACTGTGGAAAAACAGGACTCTGACGGCTGGGAGGCGTGGCCAAGCCAGCCGACACAACCCTCCTTGTCTGTGCCCAGTGGGGGGCAGGGCCGACAACGCTCCGCCTTCACCCCCGCcactctctctggctcctccccttcccctgtgCTTGGGCAG gGGGAGAAGGTGGAGGGGCTTCAGGCGCAGGCTCTGTACCCATGGCGGGCAAAGAAGGACAACCACCTGAACTTCAACAAGAGCGACGTGATCACAGTGCTGGAGCAGCAGGACATGTGGTGGTTCGGCGAGGTACAGGGCCAGAGAGGCTGGTTCCCAAAGTCCTACGTTAAGCTGATCTCTGGCCCTGTGCGCAAGTCCATGAG TATTGAGTCTGGATCCTCTGACAGCCCACCCAGTATGAAGAGACCCAGCCCTTCCCCCAACAAACCCATGGACCTTGGTGAAG cgGTCTGTCTGCATGTTCCCTCAGAGTACTTGGCGATGTATACATACGAGAGTAGCGAGCAGGGCGACCTGACCTTCCAGCAGGGAGAGGTCATCGCCGTGCTGAGGAAAGAAGGTGACTGGTGGACGGGCACGGTGGGCGGCAGGACAGGCGTCTTCCCCTCCAACTACGTCAAGCCCAAGGACTCAGAG gGCCTGGGGCCTGCGGGTAAGACTGGCAGCCTGGGGAAGAAGCCAG AAATCGCCCAGGTGATTGCTCCCTACACGGCAACGGGGGCAGAGCAACTAACGCTGGCGCCCGGCCAGCTCATCCTCATCCGCAAGAAGAACCCTGGAGGCTGGTGGGAGGGGGAGCTGCAG GCAAGAGGGAAGAAGCGTCAGATTGGCTGGTTCCCAGCCAATTATGTGAAACTATTAAGTCCTAGTACCAGTAAGACTACGCCCACTGAGCCAACTCCACCCAAACTGCCAACACCTAATGCAG tgtgccaGGTGATTGGCATGTACGACTACACGGCTCAGAACGACGATGAGCTGCCGTTTGGGAAGGGCCAGATCATCAATGTGCTAAGCAGAGAGGACCCTGACTGGTGGAAGGGTGAGCTGAACGGCTCCGTCGGCCTTTTCCCCTCCAACTACGTCAAACTGACCACAGACACGGACCCCAGCCAGCAGT GGTGCGCTGACCTCCACCTCTTGGACATGCTGAGCCCGATGGAGAGGAAGCGGCAGGGCTACATCCATGAGCTCATCGTCACAGAGGAGAACTACGTCAACGACCTGCAGCTCGTCACAGAG ACCTTCCAGAAACCTCTGCTGGAGTGGGAGCTGCTGACGGAGAAAGAGGTGGCCATGATCTTCGTCAACTGGAAGGAGCTAATCATGTGCAACATCAAGCTGCTCAA GGCGCTGCGGGTGAGGAAGAAGATGTCGGGCGAGCGCATGCCGGTGAAAATGATCGGGGACATCCTGACGGCACAGCTGCCCCACATGCAGCCGTACATCCGCTTCTGCAGCTGTCAGCTCAATGGAGCCACCCTCATCCAGCAGAAGACCGACGAGGTGCCCGACTTCAAGGACTTCGTCAAG AGGTTGGCCATGGACCCGCGCTGTAAAGGCATGCCTCTCTCCAGTTTCCTGCTCAAACCTATGCAGAGGGTCACACGGTATCCCCTCATAATCAAAAAC ATTTTGGAGAACACGCCAGAAAGTCACCCGGACCACAGCCACCTGCGGCAGGCCCTGGAGAAGGCCGAGGAGCTGTGCTCACAGGTCAACGAGGGCGTGCGCGAGAAGGAGAACTCAGACAGACTGGAGTGGATACAGGCGCACGTACAGTGCGAGGGGTTGTCTGAG CAACTGGTCTTCAACTCGGTGACCAACTGCCTTGGCCCCCGCAAGTTCCTGCACAGCGGCAAGCTTTACAAGGCCAAGAGCAACAAGGAGCTCTACGGCTTCCTGTTCAACGACTTCCTGCTGCTGACGCAGGTCACCAAGCCGCTGGGCTCCTCCACCTCCGAAAAGGTGTTCGGCGCCAAGTCCCACCTGCAGTACCGCATGTACAAGACG CCCATCTTCCTGAACGAAGTTCTGGTGAAGCTCCCTACCGACCCCTCCGGAGACGAGCCCATCTTTCACATATCCCACATAGACCGAGTGTACACCATACGCGCAGACAGCATCAATGAGAG GACAGCGTGGGTGCAGAAGATCAAGGCTGCCTCTGAGCTCTTCATCGAGacggagaagaagaagagggagaaagccTATCTGG tgcggTCGCAGAGAGCTACAGGCATCGGCAGACTGATGGTAAACATTGTAGAAGGAATTGAGCTAAAACCATGTCGTTCTCATG gtaaaaGTAACCCATACTGTGAGGTGACTATGGGTGCTCAGTGTCACATCACTAAGACACTGCAGGACACACTGAACCCCAAGTGGAACTCAAACTGCCAGTTCTTCATCAGAGACCTGGAGCAGGATGTGCTCTGTGTGACTGTATTTGAGAGGGACCAATTCTCTCCTGATG attttcTTGGCAGGACAGAGATTCGACTGGCAGACATTAAAAAGGACCAGGGTTCAAAAGGACCAATTACTAAGAGGCTCCTCTTGCATGAAGTCCCCACTGGAGAGATAGTGGTCCGGCTCGACCTCCAACTGTTCGACgaaccctga